One genomic region from Clostridium saccharobutylicum DSM 13864 encodes:
- a CDS encoding flavodoxin family protein has translation MKDIAIFVSSLTGNTQKIADAIKMDLEQKDYSVVMQDSCMIMKTLTNAQFYILCFWCRRASLDDDSKKLLAQYKNIPFLAIGTCGHYPDSDYGYKIKKNITEYINEENLCIDVFLSQGAVFPFSTEHRRNLPAHHPHHLDDDGYARHIESQNHPNETDIKNAIDFLNSYLQDSND, from the coding sequence ATGAAAGATATTGCTATATTTGTATCTTCTCTTACTGGAAATACTCAGAAAATTGCTGATGCTATAAAAATGGATTTAGAACAGAAAGATTATTCCGTCGTCATGCAGGATTCTTGTATGATAATGAAAACTCTTACTAATGCACAATTTTATATTCTTTGCTTTTGGTGCAGGCGCGCCTCTCTAGATGATGACAGTAAAAAACTGTTAGCTCAATACAAAAATATACCCTTCCTTGCTATTGGTACATGTGGTCATTACCCAGATTCCGATTATGGGTATAAAATAAAAAAAAATATTACCGAATATATCAATGAAGAAAACTTGTGTATAGATGTTTTTCTAAGTCAGGGCGCTGTATTTCCATTTAGCACGGAACATCGAAGAAACCTTCCTGCTCATCACCCACATCATTTAGATGATGATGGATATGCAAGACATATAGAATCACAAAATCATCCAAATGAAACTGATATTAAAAACGCTATTGATTTTTTAAACTCATACTTACAAGATTCTAACGATTAG
- a CDS encoding FprA family A-type flavoprotein, with product MVYQIAENIFAIGKTIIKPDKQFSFMAYLIKGKVNVLIDTLPLRSAELLCQEVKKLLKNERLDFLILNHSEEDHSGALLTMKREYPEMVIYCTNECQERISEQLTEMECHIVTSGERAVLGDHVFRFIKTSGLHWNDNMVTYFEKEEILFSNDLFGQLLASEPPLDSGCTEDVFIRALDAYYTRVFSEATSEQKENAICLLNYSIRMIAPGHGVLIEKMLQPTLNFYQKVLTV from the coding sequence ATGGTTTATCAGATAGCAGAAAATATATTTGCAATAGGAAAGACTATTATTAAGCCAGATAAACAATTTTCATTTATGGCGTATCTGATTAAGGGGAAGGTGAATGTGTTGATTGACACATTACCATTACGTTCTGCAGAATTGCTGTGTCAAGAAGTGAAAAAATTGTTGAAAAATGAAAGACTGGATTTTTTGATTCTGAATCATTCAGAGGAAGATCACAGCGGAGCTCTTTTGACTATGAAAAGAGAGTATCCAGAAATGGTGATCTATTGTACAAATGAGTGTCAGGAAAGAATTTCAGAACAGTTAACAGAAATGGAGTGTCATATTGTGACTTCAGGAGAAAGAGCTGTGCTGGGAGATCATGTTTTTCGTTTTATTAAAACATCTGGATTACATTGGAATGATAACATGGTTACTTATTTTGAAAAAGAAGAAATTTTATTTTCTAATGATTTATTTGGACAACTGCTTGCAAGTGAACCTCCACTTGATAGTGGATGCACGGAGGATGTTTTTATAAGGGCGCTTGATGCTTACTATACAAGAGTGTTCTCGGAAGCAACTAGTGAACAGAAGGAAAATGCCATTTGTCTTTTAAATTATTCAATTCGCATGATAGCACCTGGTCACGGAGTGTTGATAGAAAAGATGTTACAACCTACTTTGAATTTTTATCAGAAGGTTCTGACAGTATAG
- a CDS encoding DUF488 domain-containing protein, which yields MNEIKIKRIYEQTVLSDGYRILVDRIWPRGLTKEKAKIYSWKKEIAPSTELRCWFGHNSERFPEFVEKYEEELRVNRESYLFKDECEELLLLDNITFVFAAKSLNENNAAVLKRWVFRNINNILL from the coding sequence ATGAATGAAATAAAGATAAAAAGAATCTATGAACAAACAGTTTTATCCGATGGATATCGTATATTAGTAGACCGTATCTGGCCGAGAGGATTAACAAAAGAAAAAGCAAAAATATACAGTTGGAAAAAGGAAATAGCACCATCGACAGAACTACGATGCTGGTTTGGACACAATAGTGAAAGATTTCCAGAGTTTGTAGAGAAGTATGAAGAAGAACTGAGAGTGAACAGAGAATCATATTTGTTTAAAGATGAATGTGAAGAGTTATTACTGTTAGATAATATAACATTCGTGTTTGCAGCGAAATCTCTCAATGAAAATAATGCTGCTGTTTTAAAAAGATGGGTTTTTAGAAATATTAATAATATTTTGTTATAA
- a CDS encoding ABC transporter substrate-binding protein: MKKIFTLIVIIALIIIIGCDSGSSKITTANIVPVEDRLQTIREKGVLTIASPNDKPFVYIDPKTNKLSGIDADIIAEIAKRLGINRIEQKEISFADLLTKLNADDSIDLATDGIYITPEREEIVSFTQPLYRESEAVIVPKVSKINFKDDLKNAVVGAERGTKFADLIEDWKKNNLVKDVMFFEDTNKLLDAISKGEIDAGVSDSTLVKYLLKNQDFFLKTLQGYNPEIHGTAGIAVKKSDVTLLNALNEKINEMKADGTLYAILVNNGLDRNNII, from the coding sequence ATGAAAAAAATATTCACTTTAATTGTTATTATAGCTCTTATTATAATAATTGGATGTGATTCAGGTAGTAGTAAAATTACAACAGCAAATATTGTACCAGTAGAGGATAGGTTACAAACAATAAGAGAAAAAGGAGTATTAACTATTGCTTCGCCAAATGACAAACCTTTTGTCTATATAGATCCTAAAACAAATAAGCTAAGTGGAATTGACGCTGATATAATAGCTGAAATTGCAAAGAGACTTGGAATTAATAGAATTGAACAAAAGGAAATATCATTTGCAGATCTATTAACAAAATTAAATGCTGATGATAGTATAGATCTAGCAACAGATGGTATATATATAACTCCTGAACGTGAAGAAATAGTATCATTTACTCAACCACTATATAGGGAATCAGAAGCTGTTATTGTTCCAAAAGTTTCAAAAATTAATTTTAAGGATGATTTGAAAAATGCGGTGGTTGGAGCTGAAAGAGGTACAAAATTTGCAGATTTGATAGAAGATTGGAAGAAAAATAACTTAGTAAAAGATGTGATGTTTTTCGAAGACACTAACAAATTATTGGATGCTATAAGTAAGGGAGAAATTGATGCAGGCGTATCTGATTCTACTTTGGTAAAATATCTTTTGAAAAATCAGGATTTTTTTTTAAAGACATTACAAGGCTATAATCCTGAAATACATGGAACTGCAGGAATAGCAGTTAAAAAGAGTGATGTTACATTATTAAATGCTCTAAATGAAAAAATTAATGAGATGAAAGCAGATGGTACATTGTATGCCATTCTTGTAAATAATGGATTGGATAGAAATAATATAATTTAA
- a CDS encoding HAD family hydrolase, with protein MIKAILFDFDGVLTTDATGSESICNYICMKTGLNIKIFEKEYFKYNDDLLYGKTTHEEIWKNLCEGLNTQIDMNILYESFINTPIDNQMMKLIDGLKKQNYKVGMVTDNKKDRIHSIVQYYNWDKVFDAIAISAEIGSGKEFNTIFEKTINLMNVDANECLFIDNQEKNLIIPKKIGMNVIYFDHEKRNYEKLVEEFKNLYSIKLD; from the coding sequence ATGATTAAAGCAATATTATTTGATTTTGATGGGGTACTAACTACGGATGCAACTGGTTCAGAATCGATATGTAATTATATTTGTATGAAAACTGGATTGAATATAAAAATATTTGAAAAAGAGTATTTCAAATATAATGATGATCTTTTATATGGAAAAACTACTCATGAAGAAATTTGGAAAAATTTATGTGAAGGACTAAACACCCAAATTGACATGAATATCTTATATGAATCATTTATAAATACACCTATAGATAACCAAATGATGAAACTTATAGATGGGCTAAAAAAGCAGAATTATAAAGTAGGCATGGTTACTGATAATAAAAAAGATCGCATACATAGCATTGTTCAGTATTATAATTGGGACAAGGTATTTGATGCAATTGCAATATCAGCAGAAATTGGTTCTGGAAAAGAATTTAATACAATTTTTGAGAAAACTATAAATTTGATGAATGTAGATGCAAATGAGTGCTTGTTTATTGATAATCAAGAAAAAAATCTTATAATTCCTAAGAAAATTGGAATGAACGTTATTTATTTTGATCATGAAAAAAGAAATTATGAAAAGCTTGTTGAAGAATTTAAGAATTTATATTCTATAAAATTAGATTAG
- a CDS encoding MerR family transcriptional regulator has product MNKYTRKDLAELFNIGKETLRYYENINLLPNPTRNENGYRVYTEEDLLRIKFIVRMKKYGFSLRQISDLIKSVSNEKCAHQDSLINYIDNKIIEVENQIKELYQLIELLNGVKENKHLGECDFFKSLVNND; this is encoded by the coding sequence TTGAATAAATACACCAGAAAAGATTTAGCAGAATTATTTAACATAGGAAAAGAAACTTTGCGATATTATGAAAATATAAATTTATTACCTAATCCAACTAGGAATGAAAATGGTTATAGAGTTTATACTGAGGAAGATTTATTAAGAATCAAATTTATTGTTCGAATGAAAAAATATGGATTTAGCTTAAGGCAAATATCTGACTTAATTAAAAGTGTTAGTAATGAGAAATGCGCTCATCAAGATAGTCTAATAAATTATATAGATAATAAAATAATTGAAGTTGAAAATCAAATTAAAGAGTTGTATCAATTGATAGAATTATTAAATGGAGTAAAGGAAAATAAGCATTTAGGTGAATGTGACTTTTTTAAATCTTTAGTAAATAATGATTGA
- a CDS encoding flavodoxin family protein translates to MNVIAINGSPRKKDNTAILLNKALEGAASNGAEVEMINLYDFNYKGCRSCFMCKLTNGNSYGQCCINDEISSILNKIKNVDAIILGSPIYLGLITGEMKSFMERLIFPYLVYDENYSSLFPKRISVGLIYTFGVDEQKLEQTKWKEPLKYNEFLIERFLGKAESIFVTDTYQFDDYSKYVSTAFDANKKLKRRKEVFPQDCKKAFELGKRLVQM, encoded by the coding sequence ATGAATGTAATTGCTATTAATGGAAGTCCAAGAAAAAAAGATAATACAGCAATTTTGCTAAATAAAGCTCTTGAGGGAGCAGCTTCAAATGGAGCAGAAGTAGAAATGATCAATTTATATGACTTTAACTATAAAGGATGTAGAAGTTGTTTTATGTGTAAATTAACAAATGGTAATAGTTATGGGCAATGTTGTATTAACGATGAAATAAGTTCCATTTTAAATAAAATTAAGAATGTAGATGCTATAATTCTTGGTTCACCAATTTATTTGGGATTAATTACAGGTGAAATGAAATCTTTTATGGAACGATTAATTTTTCCTTATCTAGTTTATGATGAAAATTATTCTTCGCTCTTTCCTAAAAGAATTTCAGTAGGATTAATCTATACATTTGGAGTTGATGAACAAAAATTGGAACAAACAAAATGGAAAGAACCTCTTAAATATAATGAATTTTTAATAGAAAGATTTTTGGGAAAAGCAGAATCAATTTTTGTAACTGATACATATCAATTTGATGATTATTCAAAATATGTTTCAACAGCTTTTGACGCTAACAAAAAATTAAAACGTAGGAAAGAAGTGTTTCCACAAGATTGCAAAAAGGCATTTGAGCTGGGAAAAAGATTAGTTCAGATGTAA
- a CDS encoding AraC family transcriptional regulator, whose protein sequence is MIINIEMIPSYKIAYIRRTGPYGLENVSIMEQLKSWAREKNLFNESSIILGIVKDNPKFTEPKNCRYDTCLVVSDEFEVDTEYINVGKIIGGKYCVFKINHTVDAIQKAWMEIFSELSKRNYEIDDRRPILERYEIQMINKHFCEICVPIL, encoded by the coding sequence ATGATTATTAATATTGAAATGATACCATCATATAAAATTGCTTATATACGAAGAACAGGGCCTTACGGTTTAGAGAATGTGTCAATAATGGAACAATTAAAAAGTTGGGCTAGAGAAAAAAACTTATTTAATGAAAGTTCAATCATATTAGGAATAGTTAAAGATAACCCTAAATTCACAGAACCTAAAAATTGTCGTTATGATACATGTTTAGTTGTTTCAGATGAATTTGAGGTTGATACTGAGTATATTAATGTGGGAAAAATTATTGGTGGAAAATACTGTGTATTTAAGATAAATCATACGGTAGATGCTATACAAAAAGCATGGATGGAGATATTTTCGGAGTTATCAAAAAGAAATTACGAAATTGATGATAGAAGACCTATCCTTGAACGCTATGAAATACAGATGATAAACAAGCATTTCTGTGAAATTTGTGTACCAATATTATAA